Proteins found in one Lates calcarifer isolate ASB-BC8 linkage group LG8, TLL_Latcal_v3, whole genome shotgun sequence genomic segment:
- the nsd1a gene encoding histone-lysine N-methyltransferase, H3 lysine-36 specific isoform X1 produces MNQSYRQAVRGSVFGSGQPELRPRNGLVSTSYGNQCGIVKRGSDQPSPVQLPSSSLKQPAVLGYNQPDRTHCYSPLKRLQDLNTVVNRPDLERDLHPRNHLHCASPISDDDDDEFEAPSVQLPPSPGNEDMEPFETLQDVNRNGFSPHSPDSLERCSPIPNGYLHFESTLFDSSDIKEEEEDEEEGDHNSSEDLTPFHHSQKLSQDRTVADSKTTRDAGVDRRTYKPTVFNLMSKTISELNPTLSPSALPEITMRDGWSLGEESDSDGELASPVDPGLISPAGTNSNSNSPKKKPLPTVKYLEGDLVWAKFNRRPWWPCQVTSDPDQGSHTKMKVPSPRPCRMYFLETIGEIVECSWVPGNVILPFEGGHQFEDLPVLRRRGKQKEKDYKYTIPKSLLTAWKVSVAEAEYLLPGRQRNTESVLSVSINGEERVPSPVPTEKPQEPPSPSVDPGRTPSPNMPASENEHHLLKNSTVQSNKSKASRKKKKCLSDIFGHIVGGSKESSAGTNTTDQFHTTTCALKEEPTDSPYADLDSVPMLHRPKRTAVSPIQEVDGSVRKEQGSTKAKTKFTEKVNQRTDSCDSILTNKLTSKDTNSEQSLGSCNERLYSSTEKHSMNLPASSRLMTRALKAEEETDLKDALAASQISTDAHSDDCPNNIPANAPIKTEMSPSWESPSNASSSADHSSPKRRARKPDKKLIRNGSLIKSKCAGSSVPTAQPVKVKTENVVPDVSSSSSPSLSPMDAFQDVKELMFKSLVKEDSSDSELSVFRPDTNYKFSTFLMLLKDMHDIREKEGKPLTVPPSPVLIKEEPLVIPTATGGSCDGFAERIKTENGQLGKSTTPHSTAVKSKSRTKAIMSADTYHCEDFPGRSQIGGSDKQRRKQRLPAKLKLSIPGLSSDLADLAYGREFVSGHADLADPRSGPPVIAAANPLSSYLDKNSESMVAPKKRWQVVGESAENKGEVMSEAPAGVNGSYATRASPDLDLGVEKQDENDSHFLETSSAAGLPENKRLRKPTKRLLESTEEYEQIFSPKKKSKKHTSESSKMQISGMTELHDLSTTPGTVTSASSSVDPTEALAESDQSPSQDELSPLASSVSPAPTQPPLDTETADETDLPPESDMGLLSQERKRPRKLSHKVLECTIEEVSVSSSKKKEQKRHSGVTSEVKVLVKKSQVGSVRREREREKPGPSTSSAPVGTSQDSVSKDVHGDLTPDRPPSPQGSKTPKQEAETEACSTEEKQDVHTGTLTPKPEVLSVGLNDSVSSHVDVKGKIGAASLKENVCQVCERTGDLLVCEGHCYGAFHPQCIGLSVAPKGKFLCRECKTGVHTCFVCKKSGNGVKRCMIPLCGKFYHTDCILAYSATQPHNKGFRCPLHVCLSCHITNPLNVCSSKGRLARCVRCPVAYHANDNCMAAGSLVLANNSFLCPNHFTPRKGCKNHEHINVSWCFVCSEGGSLLCCEACPAAFHRECLNMEMPQGSWFCNDCKAGKKPRIKDILWVKWGRYRWWPAEVCLAKDVPNNILRMKHEVGEFPVQFFGSKDFVWTYQARVFPYMEGDTHNIEKMGKGADAVYKKALTEAAERFRELQAEKEMRQLQEDRKNDKKPPPYRHIKVNRPIGKVQIITADLSEIPRCNCKASDENPCGIDSECINRMLMYECHPQVCAAGERCQNQAFTKRQYTTVEIFRTLSCGWGLRGVSDIKKGAFVSEYVGEVIDEEECRARIRHAQENDICNFYMLTLDKDRIIDAGPKGNQARFMNHSCQPNCETQKWTVNGDTRVGLFALQDIPKGVELTFNYNLECLGNGKTACKCGAPNCSGFLGVRPKNQPPAEKLKLKEGKRKVPMKKKTKQEVTKEREDECFSCGDGGQIVSCKKPGCPKVYHADCLNLAKRPAGRWECPWHQCDICGKEAASFCEMCPSSYCKEHREGMLFISKLDGKLSCSEHDPCGPDPLEPGEIREYMPNTTSVRPGGMALPVAPSLLPDSRRAGSSAAPISSPAGQATLGRPEPPPRLYINTKTATSSFVPSSRCYLTDRTEGKAFSTLTSSKDQREDGEVEDGEVCGLEVEEVEDDDDDDEEADEEEDEMEMEIVEDEEEEEEEEEEEPLYGGGLLEEDDDEEEEDDDEGGNVYDTWGGYVDEDADDGEVEGEDMEEWGRVEDDGRSELRIGCTLK; encoded by the exons ATGAATCAGTCATACAGACAGGCTGTTAGGGGCTCAGTGTTTGGTTCAGGCCAGCCAGAGCTGAGGCCCCGCAATGGCCTTGTGAGCACTTCCTATGGAAACCAATGTGGCATTGTGAAGCGTGGGTCAGACCAACCGTCACCTGTGCAACTGCCATCCTCCAGTCTCAAACAGCCAGCTGTACTGGGGTACAATCAGCCAGACCGAACTCACTGCTACAGCCCGCTGAAGAGGCTGCAGGACCTGAACACTGTGGTCAACAGGCCTGACCTCGAGAGGGACCTCCACCCAAGGAACCACTTGCACTGTGCAAGCCCAATCAGTGACGACGATGACGACGAGTTTGAGGCGCCGTCGGTCCAGCTGCCCCCTTCCCCGGGCAATGAGGACATGGAGCCCTTTGAGACTCTGCAGGACGTGAACAGGAATGGCTTCTCGCCTCACAGTCCTGACAGCTTGGAGCGCTGCTCTCCCATCCCAAACGGCTATCTGCATTTTGAGTCCACGCTGTTTGACAGCAGTGACattaaggaggaggaggaggacgaggaggagggggaTCACAACAGTAGTGAGGACCTGACGCCTTTTCACCACTCCCAAAAGTTGAGTCAGGATCGAACTGTTGCAGACAGTAAGACCACGCGTGATGCAGGGGTGGACAGAAGAACGTACAAACCCACTGTCTTTAATCTGATGTCCAAAACTATATCTGAGCTCAACCCTACACTAAGCCCCAGTGCACTGCCCGAAATCACTATGAGAGATGGGTGGAGCTTGGGCGAGGAATCAGACAGTGATGGTGAACTTGCTTCTCCTGTTGACCCTGGACTTATTTCACCCGCTGGCACCAACTCTAAT TCCAACAGCCCAAAGAAAAAGCCTCTTCCTACAGTGAAATACTTGGAGGGGGACTTGGTGTGGGCAAAGTTCAACAGACGGCCCTGGTGGCCCTGCCAAGTCACCAGCGATCCAGACCAGGGGTCCCACACTAAGATGAAAG TTCCCAGTCCCCGTCCTTGTCGGATGTATTTCCTGGAGACGATCGGGGAGATTGTAGAATGTTCCTGGGTCCCAGGGAATGTCATTCTCCCTTTTGAAGGAGGCCATCAGTTTGAAGACTTACCTGTGCTTAGACGGAGAGGGAAGCAGAAGGAGAAAGACTACAAGTATACG ATACCCAAAAGCTTACTGACTGCGTGGAAAGTCAGTGTGGCAGAAGCTGAGTATCTCCTTCCTGGTCGACAAAGGAATACTGAAAGTGTGCTTTCAGTATCTATCAACGGAGAGGAGCGTGTACCCAGCCCAGTCCCCACTGAAAAGCCACAggaacccccctccccctctgtgGACCCTGGCCGAACCCCATCACCAAACATGCCCGCCAGTGAAAACGAGCACCATCTCTTAAAAAACTCTACAGTTCAGTCCAATAAGAGCAAAGCTTccaggaagaaaaagaaatgtttgtcaGACATATTTGGCCATATAGTCGGTGGATCAAAGGAATCCTCCGCTGGCACGAATACGACGGACCAGTTTCATACAACAACTTGTGCACTGAAAGAAGAGCCAACGGACTCCCCTTATGCTGATCTGGATTCAGTTCCAATGCTGCATCGTCCTAAACGCACAGCAGTGTCTCCGATACAGGAAGTAGACGGATCGGTCCGAAAAGAACAGGGTTCAACAAAAGCTAAAACAAAGTTCACTGAAAAAGTGAACCAACGCACAGATTCCTGCGATAgcattttaacaaataaattGACGTCTAAAGATACAAATTCTGAACAGAGTTTGGGCAGCTGTAACGAACGGTTGTACAGTTCGACTGAAAAGCACTCTATGAATCTCCCTGCCAGCAGCCGTCTGATGACGAGGGCTCtgaaagcagaggaagagacgGATCTCAAAGATGCACTGGCTGCAAGCCAAATCTCTACAGATGCCCACAGTGACGATTGTCCTAATAATATACCTGCTAATGCACCCatcaaaactgaaatgtctcCTAGCTGGGAATCCCCCAGCAATGCATCGTCCTCTGCTGATCACAGCTCTCCGAAAAGGCGTGCAAGGAAGCCCGATAAGAAACTAATTCGTAATGGCTCATTGATAAAGTCTAAGTGTGCAGGCTCAAGTGTTCCCACTGCGCAACCTGTTAAGGTcaagacagaaaatgttgtcCCAGATgtttcatcttcttcttccccATCTCTGTCTCCAATGGATGCCTTTCAGGATGTCAAGGAGCTAATGTTTAAATCTCTTGTGAAGGAGGACAGCAGCGACTCTGAGCTCAGTGTATTTCGACCTGATACCAATTATAAATTCAGTACCTTCCTGATGCTGCTTAAAGACATGCATGAtatcagagaaaaagagggcaAACCCCTGACTGTCCCGCCATCACCAGTCCTGATCAAAGAGGAACCCTTGGTCATCCCTACTGCTACAGGAGGTTCCTGCGATGGATTCGCTGAAAGAATCAAAACGGAGAATGGCCAGTTGGGGAAATCCACAACGCCCCACAGCACGGCAGTGAAAAGCAAGAGCAGGACCAAAGCTATCATGTCAGCTGACACCTACCACTGTGAAGACTTTCCTGGTCGCTCTCAGATCGGGGGCTCAGACAAGCAGCGTAGAAAACAAAGACTACCTGCCAAACTGAAACTCAGCATACCTGGCCTTTCTTCAGACCTGGCTGACTTGGCTTATGGCAGAGAGTTTGTTAGCGGCCATGCCGACTTAGCGGACCCTAGGTCTGGTCCTCCTGTTATCGCCGCCGCCAATCCCCTGTCCAGCTACCTCGACAAGAACTCGGAATCCATGGTGGCTCCAAAGAAGCGCTGGCAGGTGGTCGGAGAGTCTGCTGAAAACAAGGGTGAGGTTATGAGTGAGGCGCCTGCCGGGGTGAATGGGTCTTACGCCACGAGAGCATCACCAGATCTCGATCTGGGAGTTGAGAAGCAGGATGAGAATGATTCGCACTTCCTAGAGACAAGCAGCGCAGCCG GACTTCCAGAGAACAAACGTCTCCGGAAACCAACTAAAAGGCTCCTGGAGTCAACTGAGGAGtatgaacaaatattttccccaaaaaagaaatcaaagaaacACACCTCAGAATCTTCCAAAATG cagATATCAGGGATGACAGAGCTCCATGATCTCAGTACCACACCAGGAACCGTTACCTCAGCCTCGTCTTCTGTGGATCCCACCGAGGCTCTGGCAGAGTCTGATCAGAGTCCGTCTCAGGATGAGCTTTCTCCTCTGGCTTCCTCAGTATCCCCAGCCCCAACACAACCCCCCCttgacacagagacagcagacgAAACTGATCTACCTCCTGAATCTG aCATGGGGTTATTATCtcaagaaagaaagaggccAAGGAAGCTGTCACATAAGGTGCTGGAATGTACCATAGAAGAAGTGTCTGTGTCTTCTTCAAAAAAGAAG GAGCAGAAGCGTCACAGTGGAGTTACCTCAGAGGTGAAGGTGTTAGTCAAGAAATCTCAG GTTGGgtctgtgaggagagagagagagagagagaagcctgGTCCCAGCACATCCTCTGCCCCTGTTGGTACCTCCCAGGACTCAGTTAGCAAAGATGTCCACGGTGACCTCACTCCAGACAGACCTCCCAGCCCCCAAGGATCCAAGACCCCCAAGCAGGAGGCAGAGACGGAGGCCTGCAGcactgaggagaaacaagaTGTACACACTGGAACACTAACTCCCAAACCTGAG GTGCTATCTGTTGGTTTGAATGACAGCGTCTCTTCCCATGTGGATGTAAAAGGGAAAATAGGGGCTGCATCCTTAAAGGAGAATGTTTGTCAG gtaTGCGAGAGGACAGGAGACCTGCTGGTGTGTGAAGGCCACTGTTACGGAGCCTTTCACCCTCAGTGTATTGGTCTGTCTGTGGCTCCCAAGGGGAAATTCCTCTGTCGTGAATGCAAGACTG GTGTCCACACATGCTTTGTATGTAAGAAGTCTGGTAATGGGGTGAAGCGCTGCATGATACCACTGTGCGGGAAGTTCTACCACACCGACTGTATACTGGCCTACTCTGCAACCCAGCCTCATAACAAAGGTTTCCGCTGCCCTCTGCATGTTTGTCTGTCCTGCCACATCACCAACCCACTCAACGTCTGCAGTTCTAAAG GTCGACTGGCTCGGTGCGTGCGCTGCCCCGTGGCTTATCACGCCAATGACAACTGCATGGCAGCAGGCAGCTTGGTGCTGGCAAACAACAGTTTCCTCTGTCCGAACCACTTCACTCCCCGCAAAGGCTGCAAGAACCACGAACACATCAACGTCAGCTGGTGCTTTGTCTGCTCTGAAG GGGGCAGCCTGCTGTGCTGCGAGGCCTGTCCTGCTGCTTTCCATAGGGAATGTTTGAATATGGAGATGCCTCAGGGCAGCTGGTTCTGCAACGACTGCAAAGCTGGAAAGAAGCCTCGTATTAAGGACATACTGTGGGTCAAATGGGGACGTTACAG GTGGTGGCCTGCAGAAGTCTGTCTCGCCAAAGATGTTCCAAACAACATCTTGAGGATGAAACATGAGGTTGGAGAGTTTCCAGTGCAGTTCTTTGGCTCCAAAGATTTTGTGTGGACATACCAGGCCAGAGTCTTCCCTTACATGGAGGGTGACACTCACAACATTGAGAAAATGGGGAAGGGTGCAGATGCTGTGTACAAAAAGG ccctgactgaagcagcagagaggttCAGAGAGCTCCAGGCAGAAAAGGAAATGAGGCAGCTTCAGGAGGACAGAAAGAACGACAAGAAACCTCCTCCATACAGACACATTAAG GTAAACCGGCCAATCGGGAAGGTGCAGATCATCACGGCTGACCTGTCAGAGATTCCACGTTGCAACTGTAAGGCCTCCGACGAGAACCCCTGCGGCATCGACTCAGAGTGCATTAACCGCATGTTGATGTATGAGTGCCACCCTCAGGTGTGTGCGGCGGGGGAGAGATGTCAAAACCAGGCCTTCACAAAGCGCCAGTACACAACGGTGGAGATTTTCAGGACACTGTCCTGCGGCTGGGGTTTACGTGGCGTGTCAGACATCAAGAAG GGAGCCTTTGTGAGTGAATATGTGGGAGAGGTGATAGATGAAGAAGAATGCCGAGCCAGGATCAGACACGCCCAGGAGAACGACATCTGTAACTTCTACATGCTTACACTGGACAAG GACCGGATCATTGATGCCGGACCCAAAGGGAACCAGGCTCGCTTCATGAACCACAGTTGCCAGCCAAACTGTGAGACCCAGAAGTGGACTGTGAACGGGGACACCAGGGTGGGGCTGTTTGCTCTACAAGACATCCCAAAAG GTGTGGAGCTGACTTTCAACTACAACCTGGAGTGTCTTGGTAATGGGAAAACTGCCTGTAAATGTGGAGCACCCAACTGCAGTGGTTTCCTCGGTGTCCGGCCAAAG AACCAGCCGCCCgcagagaaactgaaactgaaggagggaaaaaggaaGGTCCCCATGAAGAAGAAGACCAAGCAGGAAGTGACCAAGGAGAGAGAAGACGAGTGCTTCAGCTGCGGTGACGGGGGACAGATAGTGTCCTGTAAGAAGCCAGGCTGCCCGAAGGTCTATCACGCCGACTGTCTCAACCTGGCCAAGAGGCCTGCAG GGCGGTGGGAGTGTCCGTGGCACCAGTGTGACATTTGTGGAAAAGAGGCGGCTTCGTTCTGCGAGATGTGTCCCAGCTCTTACTGTAAGGAGCATCGTGAAGGCATGCTCTTCATTTCCAAGCTGGATGGCAAACTGTCGTGCAGCGAACATGACCCCTGTGGGCCCGACCCGTTGGAGCCAGGGGAGATCCGTGAGTACATGCCCAACACGACCTCTGTGAGGCCCGGGGGCATGGCCTTGCCCGTCGCTCCCTCGCTGCTCCCAGACTCCAGAAGAGCTGGTTCCTCTGCCGCTCCCATCTCCTCCCCTGCGGGCCAGGCCACGCTGGGCAGGCCAGAGCCCCCTCCCCGCCTCTACATCAATACAAAGACTGCTACCTCGAGCTTTGTCCCCTCCAGCAGGTGTTACCTCACAGACAGGACTGAGGGGAAGGCGTTCTCCACTCTTACCTCCTCCAAGGATCAGAGAGAGGACGGTGAGGTGGAAGACGGGGAGGTGTGCGggttggaggtggaggaggtggaagacgacgacgacgatgatgagGAAGCAGACGAGGAAGAGGATGAAATGGAGATGGAGATAGtggaagacgaggaggaggaggaggaggaggaggaggaggagccgcTGTATGGAGGTGGCCTGCTGGAGGAAGAtgacgatgaggaggaggaggacgacgacgAGGGAGGGAATGTGTATGACACCTGGGGTGGTTATGTGGATGAAGACGCTGAtgatggagaggtggagggggaggataTGGAGGAGTGGGGCAGAGTGGAGGACGACG GCAGGTCAGAGCTCAGGATCGGATGCacattgaaatga